One Trichormus variabilis 0441 genomic window, CAATCCGTTAACAGAAAATTATTCTGTGTTACGTCCAGAAGTCTTAGTTGGTTTTGATAAAAATCCCCTAGCTGATAAGAATCAAAAATTAATTAAGCAGCTTTTAGAATTTGATGCTGTGATTATTGCCGGACAAGCAAAAAGCCATTGCGTTGCTTGGACAATTGATGATTTATTAACAGAAATTCAACAAGTAGATACAGCCCTTGCTAAAAAAGTTTATTTACTAGAAGATGCTTCTTCTCCTGTTGTAGTTCCTGGTGTTGTAGATTATACAGAACAAGCAGATGCCGCATTTGCTAAGTTCCAAGCAGCAGGGATGCAAATTGTTAAATCTACTGAACCTATCGATAAATGGTTACAGTAAACTACTTAAACTAACCAAAAGGTTACCCGACTGTCGGTGATTATGGTTTCAAATAGTCTTTAGGATTTTCTGCCACCCAACCTAGAGATGAACTAGCACGCACTTCAAAATGAAGATGGGGTTGTTTGGCTGTAGGTTGTCCTGTAGTGCCGACGGTGCCGAGTAACTGGCCTTGATTAACCTTTTGCCCAACCTTAACATTGATGCTGCCAAGATGGGCGTAGCGGCTTTGGAGTCCGCCATTGTGGTTGATGATGACCAAATTACCGTAAGTACCCTGCTCCTTAGCAAAGACTACCGTACCTGGTGCGATCGCCTCAACAGGAGTCCCCACTGATGCCAATAAATCCACCCCACTATGGAAAAATACTTCACCCGTATTAGGGTTAATCTGCCAACCGTAAGGTAAGCCTACCTCCACAGCCTGGGGAAAAGGATAGCCAGCTAACTGAGCAGAAGCTCTAGCTGTGGAAGGTCTAGGAGACTGGGTAAAAGAGCCATTAGGCGACCAATTTACCCCTGGAACAAACACAATTCTGGGATTTGCTTGACAGCCATTAATCTCAAATAGAGTATCAGGACGAACTTTATATCTCGTCGCTACCTGCCGCCAAGTTTGACCCTGAGGCACTTCCACAACCACCCCGTTGTAAGGAGGAATTTGTAATTCACTACCCACAGCCGGGGAAGAACCATTATGGAGAGATGGATTCATGCCAATCAGCGTTTCTGGGCTGAGATTATAGCGTTGGGCTATGGTTACTAACGTATCGCCACGAACTACTTTATGGCGCTTGAAGCGAGATAAAGCGGGAATTGGGCAACCCTCTACAGCAGCGTTAACCCTGCTCGCATGGGGGAGTATGGTCGTCAGTCCAATAGTGCTGACTAAACTACAGAGTAAAAGCAGACGGTAGGAAACAGTCATGTTTACAAATTATGAGCGCCTTAACTTTAAATTTTAGTTTGGGGATTGGGGACTGGGGACTGGGGGAAGAGCCAATTACTCATTACTCATACCAATTCAATTAATGATTGCAACACATCATTGGGTGAAGACGCGACACCAGTCGCTACAACGGGGGGAACCCCCGCAACGCGCTGGCTCATAAATCGCGTCTCTACAGATGGTTGATTTGTCCCATTTTTTTGTCAAATTGGTATCATTACCAATTACCCAATCCCCAAAAAAGCAACTCTATGTTAAATTTATCTGTCCAGTTAGGAGTTGCTTGACTACACTTAGAAATTAGCAACTGCATTGCTGTCCTTGAGCGTAGTCATTATGAATTTATCCCTAAAGCAACTGGCCGTTTATCTGTCTCTACTAGTAGTTGGTGGTAGTGCAGGTTTGTTAGGCAGTCGCTATCTCCTCCCACAAAATCGCTCGTTCCAACAACTCAAAAATGTCACAGTCGGTTTGCCTTCGGAATCTGTAGCGTCTAATCCTGTCATAGGTTCTGCGGCAAATAATGGGGGGGATAATGTCAATTTTATTGCTAGTGCTGTGCAGAAAGTTGGCCCGGCTGTAGTGCGAATTAATGCCACCCGTAAAGTTGCCAATCCTATCTCTGATGTTTTAAAGAATCCTCTATTACGTCGATTTTTCGGTGAAGATGAACAGCCAATTCCGCAAGAACGAATTGAGCGGGGTACAGGTTCGGGGTTTATTTTGAGTGAAGATGGGCAACTACTAACTAATGCCCATGTCGTAGCTGATACAGACACCGTACAAGTAACTCTTAAGGATGGTCGGACTTTTGAGGGGAAGGTACTGGGAGTTGACCAGATTACAGATGTAGCTGTTGTCAAAATCCCTGGAAGAAACTTGCCGACAGTGAACTTGGGGAATTCGCAAAACCTCATTCCAGGACAATGGGCGATCGCTATTGGCAATCCTCTCGGTTTAGATAATACTGTCACTATCGGCATTATCAGCGCCACCGACCGCACCAGCGCCCAAGTTGGAGTTCCCGATAAGCGAGTCAGCTTTATTCAAACCGATGCAGCAATCAACCCCGGTAATTCTGGCGGGCCTTTATTAAACGCTCAAGGGGAAGTAATTGGCGTTAACACTGCTATTCGTGCAGATGCTCAAGGTCTTGGCTTTGCCATTCCCATAGAAACAGCTGCCCGTGTCGCTAATGAGCTTTTTACTAAGGGGAGTGTACAACATCCGTTTTTAGGGATTGAAATGACAGACTTGTCCCCTAGCAAAAAACAGCAAATTAATATTGAAAACAAGTTAAATATTCGACAAGACACTGGGGTGGTAATTAAAGGTGTCTTGGATGATTCTCCAGCCAAAGAAGCAGGCTTGCTCCCTGGTGATGTGATTCAAAAAATTAACGGTAAAACAGTGAAAACATCAGCCCAGGTACAAAAATCGGTGGAATCCAGCACAGTTGGAGATATTCTAACCGTCGAAGTTAACCGCAGTGGTGAAATTCTCACCTTAAAGGTTCAGTCGGGAGTTTATCCCAACAGATAGCTAGTGGTCAGTGGTCAGATGTCAGTTGTGATTGCTTTTGCAACTGACTACTAGCTATTAACAAATGACACTTAGCCATTAGACAAATGATCTAACTGCATCCTTTGTTCCATTTGGCGTAAGAAGTATCCAGTCATCATTGCAGATGCTAATAACCCCGCTAGATTTTCTTTGTCTGTGGTAATTTGGACATTGAAATTTTCTGCGGGAAGCATTCCCACTAACCCTTGGACGTTTTGGGAAATAATTTGTTTAATTTCCGGGCTGACGGATTGAGCTACACGGGCTAGAACTTCGGGAGACTGATGTTGTAGATACTTTAGTAACTGATTTGGGTGTTCCCCAAAATGGTCAGAAAGAATTTGGTTGGTGTGTTCTTCGGAGTTGTCGTTTAAGAAGTCAGGATCAAACACCATTGGCAATTTTTTTTAGCTTAGTTGCTAATTCTACTCTAAACCATAGTACAAGAGTAGTGCTTTAGTCGGTTGTCAGTTGTCAGTTGTCGGTTGTCAGTTGTTCGTTGTCGTTCTTCTTTACTTCCCCTGCCTCCCCTGCCCCCTGCTCCCTTCCCTGCCCCCTACCCCCTGCCTCCCCTACTCCCCTGCTCCCACAGCTAAGTCTAGTTCCAACTGCTGTTCTTTCTGGTCGTTGTCAAAGGGTTGGGGAAGTTGCTCTATTTGGAAATATTGATGAAATTTTGGAGTGACTTGGAGCGAATAGGAACGGGACTCATTATCTCGGCGCTTACGCACAAAACCGAGTTCAACTAGTTCTGGTACGTGTTGATATACACCGGAACCGCGTAGCTCAATCAAGTCGCTTTGCAGGATGGGACTATTGAGGGCGATCGCCGCTAATGTCCGCAATGCACCTAGTCCCAATTCTACAGGAATCATTGTCTGCACTAAATCTTGGAAGTCTGAACGTAGTTGTAAACTGTAACCATCTGTAGTTTCTACAACTTCCAAGGCGCTATCTCGGTGGGCGTAGCTGTCCATTAATTCAATGATGCCTTCCTCTACGGTAGCGCGATCGCACGCGGCATACTCGGCAATCTCACTGACCGATAAGGGTTTACCCTTCAGATAAAGAATCGCTTCTATTTTCGTTGCTGTGGCTGTATTCATTTAGTCAAGAGTCATTAGTCAACCCCTTCGGGGAATTCAAAATTCAAAATTCAAAATTCAAAATTACAATCCCCATAAATAAATTTAGCGCGAAGTCAGAGCGGAGCTTTCCTCCGTAGAAGCTTTGCGGCTTGCCGCAGGCATCTGAACTTCGTAAGAGAAGGGCTTGTATCCTTTTTATTTTGGTTTATTAGTCAATGGTCATTAG contains:
- a CDS encoding LysM peptidoglycan-binding domain-containing M23 family metallopeptidase, translated to MTVSYRLLLLCSLVSTIGLTTILPHASRVNAAVEGCPIPALSRFKRHKVVRGDTLVTIAQRYNLSPETLIGMNPSLHNGSSPAVGSELQIPPYNGVVVEVPQGQTWRQVATRYKVRPDTLFEINGCQANPRIVFVPGVNWSPNGSFTQSPRPSTARASAQLAGYPFPQAVEVGLPYGWQINPNTGEVFFHSGVDLLASVGTPVEAIAPGTVVFAKEQGTYGNLVIINHNGGLQSRYAHLGSINVKVGQKVNQGQLLGTVGTTGQPTAKQPHLHFEVRASSSLGWVAENPKDYLKP
- a CDS encoding HhoA/HhoB/HtrA family serine endopeptidase, coding for MNLSLKQLAVYLSLLVVGGSAGLLGSRYLLPQNRSFQQLKNVTVGLPSESVASNPVIGSAANNGGDNVNFIASAVQKVGPAVVRINATRKVANPISDVLKNPLLRRFFGEDEQPIPQERIERGTGSGFILSEDGQLLTNAHVVADTDTVQVTLKDGRTFEGKVLGVDQITDVAVVKIPGRNLPTVNLGNSQNLIPGQWAIAIGNPLGLDNTVTIGIISATDRTSAQVGVPDKRVSFIQTDAAINPGNSGGPLLNAQGEVIGVNTAIRADAQGLGFAIPIETAARVANELFTKGSVQHPFLGIEMTDLSPSKKQQINIENKLNIRQDTGVVIKGVLDDSPAKEAGLLPGDVIQKINGKTVKTSAQVQKSVESSTVGDILTVEVNRSGEILTLKVQSGVYPNR
- a CDS encoding DUF760 domain-containing protein — translated: MVFDPDFLNDNSEEHTNQILSDHFGEHPNQLLKYLQHQSPEVLARVAQSVSPEIKQIISQNVQGLVGMLPAENFNVQITTDKENLAGLLASAMMTGYFLRQMEQRMQLDHLSNG
- the scpB gene encoding SMC-Scp complex subunit ScpB yields the protein MNTATATKIEAILYLKGKPLSVSEIAEYAACDRATVEEGIIELMDSYAHRDSALEVVETTDGYSLQLRSDFQDLVQTMIPVELGLGALRTLAAIALNSPILQSDLIELRGSGVYQHVPELVELGFVRKRRDNESRSYSLQVTPKFHQYFQIEQLPQPFDNDQKEQQLELDLAVGAGE